One Bacillota bacterium genomic window, ATGGGCCATTTTTCCTTTGGGTCGACTCTTTTGATCCACATGAGCCGTGGGATCCGCCCGCTCCTTACGACAAGCTATATACATCACAAGATTATAAAGGGCCCCGCCTGATCCATCCTAAATATGGAAAGACCAATTGGATGACGGAGGAAGAGCTGCGCTACGTTCGAGGACTCTACGCAGGAGAAGTCACCTTCGTAGACAAATGGTTTGGCATATTCCTCGACAAACTCGATGAACTCGGATTATATGAAAACTCTATTATAGTGCTCCTTTCAGATCATGGTCACCCGCACGGTGATCACGGCTCAATAATGAAGACCCCGGATAATCTTTACGGTGAATTGCTGAAACTTGTTCTTATGATCTACCATCCAACGGGTGAATACGCAGGTCGATATGTCGATGCACTCGTAGAGACCCCGGATATCCTCCCTACCCTCCTACATCTTACGGGGCTAGAACATGAGGCTATTGCCATGCATGGGAAGAACATATACCAATTGGTCACGGACAGACAAAAGACGCTCCACGATTATGTAATCACCGGATACAATGAGGCGCCCGACCGTTGCGTTAGAACAAAGGAATGGAGCTATATTTATAGAGCCGGAAATGGGCCCGACGAGCTGTTCAACCTGATAGAAGATCCGCGCGAAAAGATCAATTTAATAGAAGACCGCCCTGATATAGCCCGGGAATTGCAGGCAAAGCTTGGCCGTTATGTCGAATATCAACCCATTATAAGGGAATCAATCGTAAAGGGATCTATCCAGCTGAAGTACGAAGTAGCTGATACTGCCGCGGAAAACCGCTAGCGTATCTAGCGTATATTGACTCTATAATCAATTAAATATTAAACGATTAAACGCACGCGAATATACGGTTCTGCTCCTGGCTCCTGTCATCGACACGACATAATCACGACATAATTGAGGAGGTGGTCCCAGACTCCTGATGTAATATTTAAGCCCTCACGAATTCTAAACGTTCGGGGATTATGAAAAGACTTGACGAAGGAGGTAGACTATCTTGAGGCGTTGGCATGTGACAAGTATGACGATTGCCCTGGTGCTCCTGCTGGTGGTCGGCACTCACTCGTTGGTCCAAGCCAAAGTC contains:
- a CDS encoding sulfatase, encoding MYNVIVVVMDSLRQDHVGAYGNTWIQTPNIDSLAKRSVVFTNAYPEALPTIPVRTALFTGQYTLPFRPWRPLNNEDITAAQIFRYHGYTTALITDTYHLFKPGMNLHKGFHIFRWIRGQEADAYESSPHNKDINDYIKPAMHGDPVEEMLHQYFRNTMNRKSEEDYFAAQVFREATQWLEKNADHGPFFLWVDSFDPHEPWDPPAPYDKLYTSQDYKGPRLIHPKYGKTNWMTEEELRYVRGLYAGEVTFVDKWFGIFLDKLDELGLYENSIIVLLSDHGHPHGDHGSIMKTPDNLYGELLKLVLMIYHPTGEYAGRYVDALVETPDILPTLLHLTGLEHEAIAMHGKNIYQLVTDRQKTLHDYVITGYNEAPDRCVRTKEWSYIYRAGNGPDELFNLIEDPREKINLIEDRPDIARELQAKLGRYVEYQPIIRESIVKGSIQLKYEVADTAAENR